In a genomic window of Gossypium arboreum isolate Shixiya-1 chromosome 9, ASM2569848v2, whole genome shotgun sequence:
- the LOC108452193 gene encoding zinc finger protein ZAT5-like, which translates to MQAQAVFVGSDHHHQEALIMKGKRTKRQRSPTLFGVPVTSSSSNGGDGVVEEYNSISSPMTSDEIYESTEEEEEMANCLIMLAQSEGPKRSTVEAKFKIATKTNKGELYVHECKTCNRSFPSFQALGGHMASHKKPKGAIAEQKRPLVLAVNDAVIALRVSNKKGNKIHECSICGSEFTSGQALGGHMRRHRTASAAAASNQDAMNGDDDIKPRNITPLDLNLPAPEDDVRDSMFEFGTPQQAIVFSTPALVDCHY; encoded by the coding sequence ATGCAAGCTCAAGCTGTATTTGTGGGGTCTGATCATCATCATCAAGAAGCCTTGATCATGAAAGGCAAGCGTACCAAGCGCCAAAGATCGCCAACCCTGTTTGGTGTCCCGGTGACTTCGAGCTCATCAAATGGTGGTGATGGAGTGGTGGAGGAATATAACTCGATTTCTTCTCCGATGACATCCGATGAGATTTACGAGAGCACCGAGGAAGAAGAGGAGATGGCTAATTGCCTAATCATGTTGGCACAAAGTGAAGGTCCCAAAAGGAGTACTGTTGAAGCGAAATTCAAGATAGCTACTAAGACAAACAAGGGTGAGCTTTATGTCCACGAGTGTAAAACTTGTAACCGGTCTTTCCCTTCGTTCCAAGCACTAGGAGGCCATATGGCAAGCCACAAGAAGCCTAAAGGCGCCATTGCAGAGCAGAAAAGACCACTAGTTTTGGCAGTTAATGATGCAGTCATTGCTTTACGAGTAAGCAACAAAAAGGGTAATAAAATTCACGAGTGCTCAATCTGTGGCTCGGAATTCACGTCCGGTCAAGCCCTCGGAGGTCACATGAGAAGACATAGGACAGCATCAGCAGCTGCTGCAAGCAACCAAGATGCCATGAATGGCGATGATGACATCAAGCCTAGGAATATTACGCCTTTGGATCTTAATCTTCCTGCACCTGAAGATGATGTTAGAGATTCCATGTTCGAATTTGGAACACCCCAACAAGCTATTGTCTTCTCCACACCAGCTTTGGTAGATTGCCATTACTAA